The nucleotide window CGAAACGTTGTAGCGCGCCGTCTTGATGTCGCGGCCCAAAATGAGACCGTAAGGAAAAGCGGCAGGATTGTTTTCCGGTACGCTGAGCGACCAGTGCAGCCAGGCGGAAATTCGGCCGTAATAGAGGGCAAAGTGAATGGACTGCGCCATCTTGAGGGCGCCCTGCCAATCGTTGCTGTAACCCGAGGTCTCGGTCATCCACAGCGGAATGCCGTAAGGAGCCCCGGCCTCGTACAGCTCACGCCATTGATTCGCCTGGTAGCCTTGGCCGGTCTTGCCGTCGAGCGCATAGCCGTGCACGGCATTGGCGCCGATGTACTTGCGCGCCGCCGCATTGTTCATGCCTGCTTTCACAAAAGACATGACGCGCGCGTGATAGCCGAGATCTTCGGGCGTAAAGATCTTGGTCGTAAGGCCTTCGCGCTCCATCCGCTCGCCGACGACGGCGATCAGGTTGGCAAGCTTTTCGGGGCTGTAGACGCACGAGTCGTACGGCTCCTCAAAGGCGGGTTCGTTCTGCAGGCTGATTGCATAGACCTCGATCCCCACCACGCGCTTCATCAGCAAAAGATAGGCGCAGATGAATTCGGCAAACTCTTGGAACATGTCGTCGCGCAAGGCACAGTCCGTCGAGTAGGGATCGGGCGCATCTTCACGTTTTCCGGCCGTCTGGCCGCTCTTTTTCATCCAGCCCGGCGGGCTCCATACCGAGGAGATGATCTTGACGTCGCCGCGTGCGGTCATGGCTTTCAAATAATCGATGCGCCGGCTGAGCGATTCGTCGCCTCCGGCTTGAATGGAAAAGCCTTCCCAATTGAAATGATGCGGATCCTGATCGTCATTGACCGCCTCCAAAGACGGCGGTACATTGGTGCGCAGCAGGGTCAGCCCCAAATCGTTCAACAGCAGGTCGACGAACTCGGGACTGTTGTACCAATTGGCAAAACCGCCGTAACCCCCGAACCCCTCGATCGTCTGATAGCCAACCCGACGATTAACGGCTGCCAGGGTCTTTAACTCCGGCAGGGTCAAATTCTTTTCCACTTCGTTCAGCTTGTCGTCGATTAGGAACCCTTCATCGACTGTATGGATCAGAGCTTCCTTTTGCACCACGATCGTGAATATCTGTTGCACGGCCGACTTGGCCAAGGCCGTCGGCAGGCTGACAGCGGCATGTCCGCCGTCGGCCAGTACCATCTTGATCGTTTCCCGACCCTCTTGAGCCATCAATCGGCAAAAGTAAATGCCTGCCGGCGCGCCGGCGCCGTCCCAATGAAACAGATGCCTTCCCGCCGGCAAAGTGCCATGGAACAACTCGGCAACCTGCTCGCCGCGGACGTTATATACGGCCAAGGAGATTCGTTCCTCTTTGGCTAAATCCACTGGTATAATCGTCGAGGGATTGAAAGGATTGGGATAATTCGGCAGCAGCCGATAATCCGTCAAGCCGGACATTGAGCGCCGCACCGCGCTGGGCGCCAAGTTCAATGTGAGCCGATAGCGCCCCGACTTGTCGGTGACGGCGGCGGCCGTGTCGCCGGCGGTCTGGGCGATAAAGTAAACGCTTGCCGACGTTACGGGCGCGCCCGACTCGTCGCTCACCACACCGTACACCTGAACCTCTGCATGCAGGGTGAAAACGCTGAACATGAGAGGCAGGATGCAAAGGCATTGCTTCATATAATCTTTCCTCCATTTTGGAAATTTGTAATTACAGAAAGCGCGGTTCCCGTTTTCAATCAAGTTGTGCATCAGCCGATCCTTAGGTATAAAAGATAACGCTAACGTTTAAGTCTTTCGCGACTTTCTGACGCGCTTACGGCCTTACTAGGGCTATTTCTTTATGATAAACAAATTCTCTTTGCCCAACAATTCCTCTCTGCTGGTCGAGGAAGCCCAATAGACCTGCAGCAGCTCGTCGCCGCCTGCTTCGAAAAACTCGAGGCGGAAGGGATGGTAGCCGGCGGCCAAACCGATCTGCCCGGAGCGGCGACGCGGCGGATGGCGGCCGTCGTTGTCCACCACCGGCTGCCCGGCAATATAGAGCCTGCTGCCGTCGTCGGATAACAGGGAAAAAGTATAAATGTCGCTTTTCGGCACTAACAGATACCCCTCGAAAACGAGCGCATAGGCGTCGACCTGTTCGGCGTAGGAAAGGTCGATCGCTTCCGCCGTACCGACGGTTTGCGGCTTGAGGTCGTTGAAATCCGGCAGATTTTCCCACAATCCGAGGTAAAACTGATAGGTCAGGCCGCGCCTGGGCGTTTTGAGCTGTCGCGCCGGAATGGGAGTCACCTTGCGGAACAGGCGCGCGGCCGGTTGACTTTTGCGCCCGTCGGCGCCGTAGGCAACGGCGCGGAGCAAAGTACTGTCCTTCTGTATGACGATCGGAGCCTCGTAGCGCGGCGAAGAGGCGTCCGGCTCCGAACCGTCAAGCGTATAATGGATGTCGCTGAAGCGGGGATGGCGCAGCTGCACAACGGCCTGCTGCAGGAAAAGATTGCCGTTGTAAAGCAACTCGACCGGCTCAGCCGGAAAGACCAGGCCGATCTGACGCAGGCGCACGGCCAGGTAAGGTTTGGCCGGCAGCTGCAGCTCAAAGGCGCCGCGGAAACGACCGAGCGGCTCGATCGTCATGTTCCAGGTGTCGATGAGATCCGCTTCGTATTCCCGCAACGGCGAGAGATCGAACTGCTTACGCTCCGGTTTGGCGTCGCCGAAATAATAGAGGAAAAATTCCTCGCCTGCTGCAGCCGCATCAGCGGCAATCTTCCGCCACCCCCACCGCGGGGCATTTTCGAGCAGCTGACGGAGAAACGCAAGGCGCGCCGGACTCTCGCCCTGCAAGGTCCCGCCTTTGTTCCACCAGATCCATTCATT belongs to candidate division KSB1 bacterium and includes:
- a CDS encoding T9SS type A sorting domain-containing protein, yielding MKQCLCILPLMFSVFTLHAEVQVYGVVSDESGAPVTSASVYFIAQTAGDTAAAVTDKSGRYRLTLNLAPSAVRRSMSGLTDYRLLPNYPNPFNPSTIIPVDLAKEERISLAVYNVRGEQVAELFHGTLPAGRHLFHWDGAGAPAGIYFCRLMAQEGRETIKMVLADGGHAAVSLPTALAKSAVQQIFTIVVQKEALIHTVDEGFLIDDKLNEVEKNLTLPELKTLAAVNRRVGYQTIEGFGGYGGFANWYNSPEFVDLLLNDLGLTLLRTNVPPSLEAVNDDQDPHHFNWEGFSIQAGGDESLSRRIDYLKAMTARGDVKIISSVWSPPGWMKKSGQTAGKREDAPDPYSTDCALRDDMFQEFAEFICAYLLLMKRVVGIEVYAISLQNEPAFEEPYDSCVYSPEKLANLIAVVGERMEREGLTTKIFTPEDLGYHARVMSFVKAGMNNAAARKYIGANAVHGYALDGKTGQGYQANQWRELYEAGAPYGIPLWMTETSGYSNDWQGALKMAQSIHFALYYGRISAWLHWSLSVPENNPAAFPYGLILGRDIKTARYNVSKQYYKFIRPGMVQRQSSSFDEDVLIVSFQDPATDRWAIVLINRGKPIKKIRLMGEGLPQSFTMYRTSAYENCFRIGSVALSEPINLLGESISTLVNE